One part of the Melitaea cinxia chromosome 8, ilMelCinx1.1, whole genome shotgun sequence genome encodes these proteins:
- the LOC123655815 gene encoding uncharacterized protein LOC123655815: MFYPVESLKRGGRFYLCWVADSWPLRFATITHRQLWSQDIRKICDDLLEVMTSESGRTKNRFSLRLSSQLMRGLVRLYQRKVTVFVGDLCMINAIVMKSTHKHTHTHETTIRQELPSLVFEEPVDDDKIEERIRNSGNTVAHVQDITMNEPILPENRMFLDDNFGEIHPDQNIQLLVDRSVEMMLVQDSSAPHHSGLLPDTSADRSHDQSHLAPLDPQMQRISEHDISVFRKSVGEALTSGVDFDKEIPEIPDIPPPDLHAPTEKLVFNERIIYLYFATIILIDDIRIQLQLYNFFFLYFFNSQKEQTLVVDTTVSKANDTIQNEQEKTLEEIVLEELDEPQVKKRKLKSKLIIDKKTQLSSNFLRSRIANINVELRCEDSLDDIIKIYPTSNILLNRAAHCGSGIRSNLGYKLAHMFARNLGTGFRQPVDDVEEAVGRQTRQSHMRSLLEKIDEEAEPAEKVIEPIHHEIQDISKEINITGNIQNELQVAPGQEVMDISDLPTQRILRTSQADDINEPAPKRQRRSGYVSYRLSQQLTTELSNIESNKENIIDFEKRQQDAERLTAMLVEAGLADIQEQERPTETEAYQVTVTQKSRRNGSDTSETPLGSLDRTKVSLGDSEKTTDSRRFIREEWGTQGTMYKIYKCIKKGVKPLDLHYLINRGPTIAGHRRVIAARCFSSILKLKQHGFITVIKHSNTNEIKDISLGSKIITSKRHDY; encoded by the exons atgttttatcctGTAGAATCCTTGAAGAGAGGAGGCAGATTTTACTTATGTTGGGTCGCAGATTCATGGCCTCTACGTTTTGCGACGATAACTCATCGACAGCTTTGGTCTCAGGATATTCGCAAAATATG TGATGATTTACTTGAAGTGATGACGAGTGAATCTGGTCGTACTAAAAATAGGTTTTCTTTACGACTAAGTTCCCAGCTTATGCGTGGATTAGTTCGTTTGTATCAAAGAAAAGTTACGGTATTTGTTG GTGATCTATGCATGATTAATGCCATCGTAATGAAAAGTACCCATAAACA TACACATACACATGAAACAACTATTCGCCAAGAGCTGCCAAGTTTAGTGTTTGAAGAGCCAGTCGATGATGACAAGATTGAAGAACGTATTAGg aatagtGGTAATACTGTAGCCCATGTCCAAGACATAACAATGAATGAACCCATTCTACCAGAAAACAGGATGTTTTTAGAT GATAACTTCGGAGAAATCCATCCCGATCAAAACATTCAGCTGCTAGTCGACAGATCAGTGGAGATGATGTTAGTGCAGGACTCGTCCGCCCCGCACCACAGCGGGCTCTTGCCCGACACGTCCGCGGACCGATCGCACGACCA GTCGCACCTCGCACCACTCGACCCCCAAATGCAGAGGATATCCGAACATGACATATCTGTGTTCAGGAAAT CGGTCGGCGAAGCTTTAACCTCGGGCGTTGATTTCGACAAAG AAATACCCGAAATTCCCGATATCCCGCCTCCCGACCTGCACGCTCCTACAGAGAAGTTAGTTTTTAATGAaaggattatttatttatattttgctacCATCATTCTCATAGATG ATATTAGAATACAGTTGcagttgtataattttttttttttgtatttttttaatagtcaaAAAGAACAAACTTTAGTGGTGGACACAACAGTTTCGAAAGCTAATGATACAATTCAAAATGAGCAAGAAAAAACACTTGAAGAAATTGTTTTAGAG gAACTAGATGAGCCTCAGGTGAAGAAgcgtaaattaaaaagtaaattaattatagacaAGAAAACACAACTCAGTTCTAACTTTCTACGATCGAGAATCGCTAATATTAATGTCGAACTTCGCTGTGAG GACAGCTTAgacgatataataaaaatctatccTACTTCTAATATCCTACTCAATAGAGCGGCACACTGTGGATCGGGAATACGTTCAAACCTAGGATACAAACTAGCGCACATGTTCGCAAGAAACCTAGGAACAGGTTTTAGACAACCTGTGGACGATGTTGAG GAAGCGGTAGGTAGACAAACAAGACAGTCCCACATGAGGTCGCTTCTAGAGAAAATCGACGAAGAAGCCGAACCAGCTGAGAAAGTTATCGAACCAATACACCATGAAATACAAGATATTTCGAAAGAAATTAACATCACTGGTAATATACAAAATGAACTACAAGTGGCGCCGGGTCAAGAAGTAATGGACATTAGCGACTTGCCGACACAAAGAATATTGAGAACATCTCAGGCGGACGATATAAATGAACCTGCG CCAAAAAGGCAACGTCGAAGTGGCTACGTATCGTATAGGCTAAGCCAACAGCTTACTACAGAACTGTCAAATATAG AATCTAATAAAGAAAACATAATCGACTTTGAAAAACGTCAACAAGACGCGGAACGTTTAACAGCGATGTTAGTCGAAGCGGGCTTAGCGGATATACAGGAACAAGAGAGACCGACAGAAACAGAAGCTTATCAAGTAACAGTTACTCAGAAGAGTAGGAGAAACGGTAGCGATACTTCTGAAACTCCGCTAGGAAGTCTGGACAGAACTAAAGTGTCTCTTGGCGATTCGGAGAAAACTACAGATTCGAGACGTTTTATTCG tgAGGAGTGGGGAACCCAAGGCACGATGTACAAGATCTACAAATGCATAAAGAAAGGTGTCAAACCGTTAGACCTGCATTACCTCATAAACAGAGGGCCCACCATAGCGGGACACCGCCGGGTTATTGCTGCTCGCTGTTTTAGTTCCATACTTA aACTGAAACAACATGGATTTATTACAGTTATAAAACATTCTAACACTAATGAAATTAAAGATATATCTCTGGGAAGCAAGATTATTACGAGCAAGAGACATGATTACTAA
- the LOC123655816 gene encoding piggyBac transposable element-derived protein 4-like: MNHRVKDVRVPRTKLRLHKLDNDTDDSEERNQRDIVTSDIRVSHEHTQLLPSDVHVNESTNLPNPDTATYSQRSSDITEPLTEESWSSTIADIPDFNFDSSQCGITVNIDGISQVLDFFHLVFPSSYIEYLVNCTNNYGKTLCNSNRPHTRHSRKITYREVTPEEMLKFLGLTLLKGLIKCPKRRHVFSLSDPLYYHPIFSFVMSGRRYEQILRCIYVSELDAKGENKIVKFIDMMTLNFRQVYNADKELSLDESLLLFRGRLHFRQYIKSKKARYGIKFYELTTHDGYVLNIKMYSGKEAIEENTSETESKTEKLVLRLMRPYLLRGHHIFMDNFYNSVNLSRKLLDLKTHSTGTLRTNRKGNPAYIVKKKLKKGEHVWARKDKIYVSKWKDKRPVVMITTAQHPLIVEVRNRFGKTRPKPAEVELYNRNMSGIDRSDQMISYYSCPRKTIRWYKKVFFHILDIAVSNAYFLFKKYRKNNAPTYNYINYREELIKVMIGISGRNIKPKDMISQRSIHDNRRFRPSTSTLSTPSANIPVAENVTTGHWPEQMLSRPGTSKKFAFLKCKLGGQRARRLVGEVGGQRAQAREQRRQARGARHVLRDQRARRLARRADPPGRPGPPGLADPPGLADPSARADLVRLRLASLRSGACYC, encoded by the exons ATGAACCATCGGGTGAAGGATGTTCGAGTTCCGAGGACGAAGCTCAGGCTTCACAAATTAGACAA TGATACAGATGACTCTGAAGAACGTAACCAAAGGGATATAGTAACTTCTGACATCCGCGTAAGTCATGAACATACTCAACTATTACCATCTGATGTGCATGTAAATGAGAGTACTAATTTACCAAACCCTGATACTGCTACTTATAGTCAAAGGTCCTCCGATATAACTGAACCTCTTACAGAAGAATCGTGGTCTTCCACTATTGCTGATATACCAGATTTCAATTTCGATAGCTCTCAGTGTGGTATTACCGTAAATATTGATGGCATTAGCcaagttcttgatttttttcacCTTGTTTTTCCATCAAGCTATATAGAATACCTGGTAAACTGTACTAACAATTATGGAAAAACTTTATGCAACAGTAATAGGCCTCATACTAGACACAGCCGCAAAATTACGTATCGTGAAGTTACACCTGAAGAAATGTTGAAATTTCTCGGACTTACACTCCTCAAAGGTCTCATAAAATGTCCTAAACGACGACACGTATTTTCATTATCTGATCCACTTTATTATCATCCCATATTTAGCTTCGTGATGTCAGGACGGAGATATGAGCAAATTTTACGCTGTATTTACGTATCAGAATTGGATGCAAAGGgcgaaaataaaattgtaaaatttattgatatgATGACACTAAACTTTCGACAAGTATATAATGCTGATAAAGAACTTTCATTGGATGAATCGCTCCTTTTGTTTCGGGGTCGCTTGCACTTTCGTCAATATATCAAGTCTAAAAAAGCCCGCTATGGCATCAAGTTTTACGAACTGACCACTCACGATGGCTATgtgctaaatataaaaatgtactctGGTAAAGAAGCAATAGAAGAAAACACGAGTGAAACTGAATCTAAGACTGAAAAACTAGTTTTGAGATTAATGCGCCCCTATTTGCTACGTGGTCATCATATTTTTATGGATAATTTCTATAATTCAGTAAATTTATCAAGGAAATTACTCGATCTGAAAACCCATTCCACTGGAACCTTGCGTACAAATCGGAAAGGAAATCCTGCatatattgtaaagaaaaagCTAAAGAAAGGTGAGCATGTATGGGCCAGGAAGGATAAAATTTACGTTTCAAAATGGAAAGATAAACGTCCAGTAGTGATGATTACCACGGCCCAACACCCTTTGATTGTTGAAGTAAGAAATAGATTTGGCAAGACAAGACCAAAACCTGCAGAAGTGGAGCtttataatagaaatatgtCAGGTATAGACAGGTCCGATCAAATGATCTCATATTATTCGTGCCCTCGAAAAACCATCAGATGGTATAAAAAGGTATTCTTCCATATCCTGGATATTGCGGTGTCGAATGCTTACTttcttttcaaaaaatatagaaaaaacaaTGCCCccacatacaattatataaactaCCGAGAAGAATTGATTAAAGTGATGATTGGGATCAGTGGAAGAAATATTAAGCCAAAAGACATGATCAGTCAAAGGAGTATACATGATAACAGACGATTTCGCCCAAGTACGAGTACATTATCTACTCCGTCAGCCAATATTCCTGTTGCTGAAAATGTTACAACTGGCCATTGGCCTGAACAAATGTTATCTCGGCCTGGTACCTCGAAAAAGTTTGCCTTCCTTAAATGCAAA CTCGGAGGCCAGCGTGCGAGGCGACTCGTAGGCGAGGTCGGCGGGCAGCGGGCGCAGGCGCGGGAACAGCGGCGCCAGGCGCGAGGCGCGCGCCACGTACTCCGCGACCAGCGAGCGCGCCGCCTCGCCCGCCGCGCCGACCCCCCCGGCCGCCCCGGCCCCCCCGGCCTCGCCGACCCCCCCGGCCTCGCCGACCCCTCCGCCCGCGCCGACCTCGTGCGCCTCCGCCTCGCCTCTCTGCGGAGCGGAGCGTGTTACTGCTGA
- the LOC123655817 gene encoding actin cytoskeleton-regulatory complex protein pan1, producing MRAFVVATSVPRDQQNGDYGNNTGPCTTVFRTSTGGADSASGGSGGSGMECLQLRSPPGPFHYLISEQAKSLVALQELQNEVGALLEFRDLVIETFPNLRSKMAPSTPASGTRRDWEPGVRVRRKLAGGSGDTARTKPQPSVQDSGFSTETSCGKDAHSSASASASASRSRLLEDELWALLDVIQRKGVRLRDEAELLRGELDERHSETAEESFARALSTGCGDCTDLVRLRSERDALLAHAAQLEAASAVSPPQAPTTPLGRLDTALETPSRPPRVPTPDSKKFAAILLESNPVELQRQLLISTVQNQVISSQLRRAAAQRSVLIDKLERARDQNDDLKFRLEEKSIELEGARARLRQLEGKSREHSSMREMEPVALPSDEPRVAETPRARPSRIPRHTAHAHKSAPRPPPRPPSAHSARSTQSSRSGRSGKTSVPVRRSPSHEKVRARSFWNAWFFKDSTRDSAQ from the exons ACGGGCGGTGCAGACAGCGCCAGCGGAGGCTCTGGTGGCTCGGGCATGGAGTGCCTCCAGCTGCGCTCGCCCCCTGGTCCCTTCCACTATCTCATCTCGGAGCAGGCTAAGTCTCTCGTCGCTTTACAG GAACTCCAGAATGAAGTCGGAGCTTTGCTCGAGTTCCGCGATCTCGTTATCGAGACATTTCCAAACTTACGCTCGAAGATGGCGCCATCGACACCGGCGAGTGGAACGCGCAGGGACTGGGAGCCCGGCGTGCGCGTGCGACGGAAGCTCGCCGGGGGCAGCGGGGACACGGCGAGGACTAAACCGCAACCGTCCGTTCAGGATTCCGGCTTTAGCACCGAAACTTCCTGTGGCAAAGACGCTCACTCCTCGGCCTCCGCGTCCGCTTCCGCGTCTCGTTCTCGTCTTCTTGAAGACGAGCTATGGGCGCTCCTCGACGTCATACAGCGGAAGGGCGTTCGATTACGAGATGAAGCGGAATTGTTGCGAGGGGAACTGGACGAGAGGCATTCGGAAACGGCGGAGGAATCTTTCGCCCGAGCCCTTTCGACTGGTTGTGGCGATTGCACCGATTTGGTGCGTTTGCGGAGTGAGCGAGACGCGCTACTCGCCCATGCGGCGCAGTTGGAAGCCGCCTCGGCAGTCAGTCCGCCTCAAGCGCCCACCACACCGCTCGGAAGATTGGACACTGCCCTGGAAACGCCGTCCCGACCGCCGCGCGTCCCCACTCCGGACTCGAAGAAGTTCGCTGCGATTCTCCTCGAGAGTAATCCCGTCGAACTTCAAAGACAACTGCTCATCTCCACCGTTCAGAATCAG GTGATCAGCTCTCAGCTAAGGCGTGCGGCGGCACAGCGCTCCGTTCTAATTGACAAGCTGGAACGAGCGAGGGACCAAAACGACGATCTAAAATTTAGG CTCGAAGAAAAGAGCATAGAGCTCGAAGGGGCGAGGGCGCGCCTTCGCCAGTTAGAAGGCAAGAGCCGCGAGCACAGCAGCATGAGGGAAATGGAGCCCGTAGCGCTGCCGAGCGACGAGCCGAGGGTGGCCGAGACCCCCCGAGCGCGCCCGAGCCGCATCCCGCGCCACACTGCGCACGCGCACAAgagcgcgccgcgcccgccgccgcgcccgccctCCGCGCACTCGGCGCGCTCCACGCAGTCGTCGCGCAGCGGCCGCAGCGGCAAGACGTCTGTACCGGTGCGCCGCTCGCCCTCGCACGAAAAGGTTCGCGCGCGATCCTTCTGGAACGCCTGGTTCTTCAAGGACTCGACACGTGACAGTGCACAGTGA